One window from the genome of Nomascus leucogenys isolate Asia chromosome 12, Asia_NLE_v1, whole genome shotgun sequence encodes:
- the S100A3 gene encoding protein S100-A3 gives MARPLEQAVAAIVCTFQEYAGRCGDKYKLCQAELKELLQKELATWTPTEFRECDYNKFMSVLDTNKDCEVDFVEYVRSLACLCLYCHEYFKDCPSEPPCSQ, from the exons ATGGCCAGGCCTCTGGAGCAGGCAGTAGCTGCCATCGTGTGCACCTTCCAGGAATATGCAGGGCGCTGCGGGGACAAATACAAGCTCTGCCAGGCGGAGCTCAAGGAGCTGCTGCAGAAGGAGCTGGCCACCTGGACCCCG ACTGAGTTTCGGGAGTGTGACTACAACAAATTCATGAGTGTTCTGGACACCAACAAGGACTGCGAGGTGGACTTTGTGGAGTATGTGCGCTCACTTGCCTGCCTCTGTCTCTACTGCCACGAGTACTTCAAGGACTGCCCCTCAGAGCCCCCCTGCTCCCAGTAG
- the S100A4 gene encoding protein S100-A4, whose product MACPLEKALDVMVSTFHKYSGKEGDKFKLNKSELKELLTRELPSFLGKRTDEAAFQKLMSNLDSNRDNEVDFQEYCVFLSCIAMMCNEFFEGFPDKQPRKK is encoded by the exons ATGGCGTGCCCTCTGGAGAAGGCCCTGGATGTGATGGTGTCCACCTTCCACAAGTACTCAGGCAAAGAGGGTGACAAGTTCAAGCTCAACAAGTCAGAGCTAAAGGAGCTGCTGACCCGGGAGCTGCCCAGCTTCTTGGGG AAAAGGACAGATGAAGCTGCTTTCCagaagctgatgagcaacttggACAGCAACAGGGACAACGAGGTGGACTTCCAAGAGTACTGTGTCTTCCTGTCCTGCATCGCCATGATGTGTAACGAATTCTTTGAAGGCTTCCCAGATAAGCAgcccaggaagaaatga
- the S100A5 gene encoding protein S100-A5, translated as METPLEKALTTMVTTFHKYSGREGSKLTLSRKELKELIKKELCLGEMKESSIDDLMKSLDRNSDQEIDFKEYSVFLTTLCMAYNDFFLEHNK; from the exons ATGGAGACCCCTCTGGAGAAGGCCCTGACCACTATGGTGACCACGTTTCACAAATATTCTGGGAGAGAGGGTAGCAAACTGACCCTGAGTAGGAAGGAACTCAAGGAGCTGATCAAGAAAGAGCTGTGTCTTGGGGAG ATGAAGGAGAGCAGCATCGATGACTTGATGAAGAGCCTGGACAGGAACAGCGACCAGGAGATCGACTTCAAGGAGTACTCGGTGTTCCTGACCACGCTGTGCATGGCCTACAACGACTTCTTTCTAGAGCACAACAAGTGA
- the S100A6 gene encoding protein S100-A6, translating into MACPLDQAIGLLVAIFHKYSGREGDKHTLSKKELKELIQKELTIGSKLQDAEIARLMEDLDRNKDQEVNFQEYVTFLGALALIYNEALKG; encoded by the exons ATGGCATGCCCCCTGGATCAGGCCATTGGCCTCCTTGTGGCCATCTTCCACAAGTACTCCGGCAGGGAGGGTGACAAGCACACCCTGAGCAAGAAGGAGCTGAAGGAGCTGATCCAGAAGGAGCTCACCATTGGCTCG AAGCTGCAGGATGCTGAAATTGCAAGGCTGATGGAAGACTTGGACCGGAACAAGGACCAGGAGGTGAACTTCCAGGAGTATGTCACCTTCCTGGGGGCCTTGGCTTTGATCTACAATGAAGCCCTCAAGGGCTGA